The nucleotide window TTCTGGAGTCGAGAGTACCAACGCACGGCGCGATCCCAGGTGATCAATTTCAGCTTCGAGTTGCTGAAGAGAGCCTTTTCCGAAGATGACGCGGGAAGGAAGACCGGTGTAGGTGAAATTCGCGATAGCCACGGGTTCTAGTCCTATTGTTGTTGACTGCAAATGGCAGCAGGCGGAGCGCTGCAGATGAATTACGGTGCGCTATTTGATGGGGGTCGGCTGGTAGGCCAGAAACTTCCACTCGCCACCCAATGACGACCATATGGAAAGGGTGCGGTTATTCAGCGTTTTGTGAGTGCCGCCGGCTACGATCTCACCGGCCATTCGACCGTGCACAATCGCAACGTTGCCGAGGACCTGAATGTTGTCGATGGGGACGTCGAGGTTGAGGTACTGGTAGTAGCCGTCCCTGCACTTGGCCACATAACTCGATAGCGAGTCGATGACACCTGTGGAGTGGGTATAGGCGAGGTCCGGGTGGGAGAGGGCGATAAAGGTGTCGATATCGCCCTCAAGCATGGCGCGATATCGACGACCTTCCAGATCATGAATGTGAGATCTGATCTCTTCGGTGATGTGGATCATGCTGGACTGACCTGAACCTTGTACTTGATCGGGTCAGCGTATATTTACCTTTATCGGTTAAAAACCGATTTTCGGGAAATCTTTATTTCACCTGTGAAAAACTGCTTACTTAGTCCAAAGGCGCTCGTAGTCGTTTTTCCGGAACCGTTCCGCCAAGGCTTCAATGAACAGCCGCACTTTTGCAGGCATGTGCCGGCGTGTCTGAAAGGCGATGTTCATGGTGAGGCGTGGAAGATCCCAGTCGTCCAACACCGAGACGAGTTCTCCACGCTCCAGGTGATCCTGCACGATGTATTTCGGCTGGATCAAAATCCCGAGATCATCGAGTGCTGCCTTCAATACAAACTGGCCGTCATTGGCAGAAATGAAAGATCTCACATTCACTGTCGCGGTTTCATCACGCCGCTTGAATGGCAGCTCGGTCGGGTTGATCGCATAGTCGTAGACCAGCATCTTGTGGCGGATAAGATCCATCGGATGCTTGGGGATGCCGTTCTTCTCGAGGTAAGCGGGGGAGGCGGCGAGGATCCTACGGGTTTCTGCCAGGCGCCTGATCGTGAGGTTGTTATCTGCTTCGAACTGCCTGGTGCGGATGGCGACGTCTACGTTGTTTTCCATCACGTCCAGGTATCGGTTGGCAGCGATCACGTCGACACTGATCTCGGGGTAGCGCCGAGTGAACTCAGGAAGCAGCGGTTCGATGTGGAGCAGGCAGAATGAAAGGGAGGCAGTAACCCGGAGCACACCACGTGGCTGCACTACCGCGTCCCTGGCCACGCTCTCGGCTTCTTTCAGGTCTGCCATCACAGACCTGGTGCGCCTGTAGAACTCCTCTCCCACCTCGGTGAGTGACAGTTGCCTAGTTGTGCGCTGCACAAGGCGAACACCCAACCTCGTTTCCAAAGCGATTAGGTGACGGCTTGCCGCAGAGACAGACAATCCAAGTCGCTCGGCTGCCTTGCTGATGCTGCCTGCCTCGGCCACTTGGATAAAAAACTCGACTTCTTTGAACGGATCCACGCGATTCTCCCGCTAAGTGGGAAGCTGTATCCCGATCTTACGGGTTTTTTCCTTCCATGGGAGAAATTAGACTCACCTCAACGTCACAAAAACAAGAATTGGTACAAACCATGAGACGCCAAGCCCAAGCTTCGTGCACTTCATATTTTCGCGGTCAGCCATTCCGAGGCTTCCGCTCGTCCTTCTTGTTGCTCGACCTCAACAACTCTCATCTTCCTGAACGCCTTACCCAGCTTCCCATGGATGGTATTCATGTGGATGGCGCTTCGTGCTTCGCGAACACCGTTCGCTTTTCCCTCGTAATTTGAGTGATTCGACATGCCTAGTAATCAAGTTGATCTGATCGCCTCCTACTGGACTATCGCAGGTGACACCTATCCAGGTGCGCAGAGCGAAATCAGTCCTTACACCTTGCAGGAGCGCGCCGAAGCAGCTTCCAAAGCCGGATGGCGAGGCATGGGGTTGGTGTACTCCGACATTGTTCACTCCATCGAAAAACTTGGGCTGCCAACCGTTCGCCAGATTTTCCAGGACAACGGCATGAAGCACCTGGAGGTCGAGTTCCTGATCGACTGGCACCTGGCTTGCGAGCGTCGTTCGGTGTCGGATCGTATGTGCAAAGAGCTGCTCGACATCGCTGCAGCTGTCGGCGCCACTCGCCTGAAATGTGCTGCAGGCCTGTTTGAAGAAGGCGACGTTAACGTCCCGCTGATGCGTGAATCGTTCGCGATCCTCTGTGACAAAGCTGCGGAATACAAGGTCAACGTAGCCATCGAGTTCCTGCCGTTCTCTAGCGTTAACACCATCGATAAGGCGCTGGCTGTATCCGAAGGCGTTCGCCCTAACGGTGGCCTCATGGTCGATAGCTGGCACATCGCTCGTGGTGGCATGGGCTTCGATGAGATCAGCAAAATTCCTCTAGAGCTGATCAAGGGCGTCGAGATCGATGACGCTGACTTGGCCCTGGTCGGCGACGTGTTCAACGACTCCACCCACCACCGCAAATGCTGTGGTGAGGGGCAGCTGGATCTTCCACATTTCGTTCAGGCAATTCTCGACACCGGCTATCGGGGCCCATGGGGTGTGGAGCTCATCTCGGCTGAGCTGCGCAAGCTTCCCCTGGAAGTTGTGGCCAAGCGTGCCTTCGACTCGACGATGGCCCAATTCGTACACGCGCGCTTCTGAGCCCGCGTTTAACCATCACTTTAAGAACAACGAGGAATGCATCATGGTTGGAATTGCAGTTCTGGGCGCAGGCCGTATCGGTAAAATTCACGCAGCCAACGTTGCCGCAAACCCAAATGCTCGTCTGATCGCTGTGGCCGATCCCTATGCTTCCGCAGCTCAGTCCCTGGCCGGCGCGCTGGGTGCTGACGCGATGACCGATTGCGAAGCCGCAATCGACCGCAATGACGTTGACGCCATCGTAATCGGTACCCCTACCAATACCCACATCCAGCTGATGATGCGTGCGGTTCGCCAGGGTAAAGCTGTTCTGTGCGAAAAGCCGATTGATCTGGATCTGCTGAAAAGCCAAGCAGCCGTCGAAGAAATCGAAGGCCTGAACGGTCGCGTCATGCTGGCCTTCAACCGCCGTTTCGAAAACACCTTCGCAGCGATGCGTGAAGCGATCATCGCCGGTGAAATCGGTGAAGTGCGCCAGGTCATCATCTCCAGCCGCGACCCTGGCCTCGCTCCAGAAGACTACATTCAATACAGCGGCGGTATCTTCCGCGACATGACCATCCATGACCTGGATATCGGTCGCTGGCTGCTGGGTGAAGAGCCGGTGGAAATCACCGCCATGGGTAGCCGTTTGGTCGACTCCCCCCTGATGGAAAAGTACGACGACTACGACACCGCGATGGTGCACATGAAGACCGCCAGCGGTAAGCAGTGCCACATCAACAACTGCCGTCAGGCCGTCTACGGTTACGACCAGCGTATCGAAGTCTTCGGCTCCAAAGGCATGCTGCTCCAAGACAACCTGCGCCCAACTACCATGCGCCGC belongs to Pseudomonas putida NBRC 14164 and includes:
- the iolG gene encoding inositol 2-dehydrogenase, which codes for MVGIAVLGAGRIGKIHAANVAANPNARLIAVADPYASAAQSLAGALGADAMTDCEAAIDRNDVDAIVIGTPTNTHIQLMMRAVRQGKAVLCEKPIDLDLLKSQAAVEEIEGLNGRVMLAFNRRFENTFAAMREAIIAGEIGEVRQVIISSRDPGLAPEDYIQYSGGIFRDMTIHDLDIGRWLLGEEPVEITAMGSRLVDSPLMEKYDDYDTAMVHMKTASGKQCHINNCRQAVYGYDQRIEVFGSKGMLLQDNLRPTTMRRWTQEATDAREPLLNFFLERYQQAYKSELDAFVAALVQEKPLPVTPSDGLQALRLADACVESVSTGRAVKL
- a CDS encoding nuclear transport factor 2 family protein, which translates into the protein MIHITEEIRSHIHDLEGRRYRAMLEGDIDTFIALSHPDLAYTHSTGVIDSLSSYVAKCRDGYYQYLNLDVPIDNIQVLGNVAIVHGRMAGEIVAGGTHKTLNNRTLSIWSSLGGEWKFLAYQPTPIK
- a CDS encoding sugar phosphate isomerase/epimerase family protein; the protein is MPSNQVDLIASYWTIAGDTYPGAQSEISPYTLQERAEAASKAGWRGMGLVYSDIVHSIEKLGLPTVRQIFQDNGMKHLEVEFLIDWHLACERRSVSDRMCKELLDIAAAVGATRLKCAAGLFEEGDVNVPLMRESFAILCDKAAEYKVNVAIEFLPFSSVNTIDKALAVSEGVRPNGGLMVDSWHIARGGMGFDEISKIPLELIKGVEIDDADLALVGDVFNDSTHHRKCCGEGQLDLPHFVQAILDTGYRGPWGVELISAELRKLPLEVVAKRAFDSTMAQFVHARF
- a CDS encoding LysR family transcriptional regulator produces the protein MDPFKEVEFFIQVAEAGSISKAAERLGLSVSAASRHLIALETRLGVRLVQRTTRQLSLTEVGEEFYRRTRSVMADLKEAESVARDAVVQPRGVLRVTASLSFCLLHIEPLLPEFTRRYPEISVDVIAANRYLDVMENNVDVAIRTRQFEADNNLTIRRLAETRRILAASPAYLEKNGIPKHPMDLIRHKMLVYDYAINPTELPFKRRDETATVNVRSFISANDGQFVLKAALDDLGILIQPKYIVQDHLERGELVSVLDDWDLPRLTMNIAFQTRRHMPAKVRLFIEALAERFRKNDYERLWTK